CGTCAGCTTGTAATAGGCAAGGGTGGTCGCGCCCCTCGTCTTCTCAATGCTCATCACATCGCCGGTGAGAAAATAGTCCGCACCGATCAGATTGCCCAGCTTCACCGCTCCGTCCACATCAATCCGCTGGGTTTCCACGAGCGCAATCTCCCTTGCCTGCTGTTTCAGGAGCTCCCGGTCCACAATCCGGAACTTGCCCAGCTTCAAAAGCGCCACCATAATCTTCTCTGCAATCCCTTCAGTGTCAATGTGCTGGGAGGTCCGGTTGCCGATCGTCAGAAACGCCAGCACCGGCTTGCCGGTA
This window of the candidate division WOR-3 bacterium genome carries:
- the lpoB gene encoding penicillin-binding protein activator LpoB, with the translated sequence MRADWLLLPMALLGLLTCATSHYVRPDEVTEWDYTYSDTDMKLLAEKMVQSLAEFKLPPRADTGKPVLAFLTIGNRTSQHIDTEGIAEKIMVALLKLGKFRIVDRELLKQQAREIALVETQRIDVDGAVKLGNLIGADYFLTGDVMSIEKTRGATTLAYYKLTMRLVDVRTSEIIWADEQELKKKSSRAWYE